A genomic segment from Bacteroidia bacterium encodes:
- a CDS encoding AMP-binding protein, producing MSEMHSEPAPELRFPNVGSMLGHNALRFPDHLVFASRFGEDYIGITWKELHANVCRIIAFLNKQGFGRGSRLMIFAPNSVQMLQTELAVMSMGGVCIPVFAWFKAHVFHSLFEHSDATFLAVGGKEQIAQLGEAARCRHIIVFDDTVTGIACNTTGWKSVLETVPGENDKPDTTVSPDEICLNMYTSGTMGIPKGVQLTHRNILSQQDALCKRWNLDHTDRFLSYLPWHHSFGGIFELFAALYNAATLHLESGYGKDPAKILENWEKVKPTVFFSVPKVYQSLAELAHSDKKKEDLFFRSGLKFIFTAAAPLPRTLSDEFESHSIAVMEGWGLTETAPCCTLTIPGKKREPGVVGFPIPGVKVRLSAEKEIQVKGPNVMRGYYKNDRANESAFTPDGWYCTGDVGEISPNGLKLISRKDRIFKLTNGEKVIPTEMEEIIQMKCHYVMQAMVVGGGTEYPVAVIFPNRKLFNNPNYVKSPDEGCYCPRTMDELGKCLQGCLRDANCLVSQKFSRIRFAMIIDDELSIEKSTLTPSLKIAPGRIQDVYKAHIENMYGANHPVSEEVFIVKLDSDVNNPAPVTR from the coding sequence ATGAGCGAGATGCATTCGGAACCGGCTCCCGAGTTACGATTTCCAAATGTGGGAAGTATGCTCGGGCATAATGCGCTCCGCTTCCCTGATCATCTGGTATTTGCCTCCCGGTTCGGAGAGGATTATATCGGAATCACATGGAAGGAACTTCATGCCAATGTTTGCCGCATCATTGCATTTCTGAATAAACAAGGTTTCGGCCGCGGAAGCCGGCTCATGATTTTTGCTCCTAACTCGGTGCAGATGCTGCAGACCGAACTGGCGGTAATGAGTATGGGGGGTGTTTGCATTCCTGTTTTTGCGTGGTTCAAAGCACACGTTTTTCACTCACTCTTCGAGCATTCTGATGCTACGTTTCTTGCGGTGGGAGGAAAAGAACAGATTGCTCAACTGGGAGAGGCTGCCAGGTGCAGACATATTATCGTATTTGACGACACCGTTACCGGCATTGCCTGTAATACCACCGGATGGAAGAGCGTGCTGGAAACCGTGCCTGGGGAAAACGACAAGCCGGATACTACGGTCAGCCCGGATGAGATATGTCTGAATATGTATACCTCCGGCACAATGGGCATTCCCAAAGGAGTACAGCTCACCCACCGGAATATTCTTTCCCAGCAGGATGCGTTGTGCAAGCGATGGAACCTGGACCATACGGATCGCTTTCTTTCTTACCTCCCCTGGCACCACAGCTTTGGAGGTATATTCGAACTCTTCGCCGCACTTTATAACGCCGCAACCCTTCACCTCGAATCCGGTTACGGAAAGGATCCTGCAAAAATCCTTGAGAACTGGGAAAAAGTGAAGCCTACTGTTTTCTTCAGCGTACCAAAAGTATATCAGTCGCTGGCCGAACTCGCTCACTCCGACAAAAAAAAGGAAGACCTCTTCTTCCGGTCGGGTCTCAAATTTATTTTTACGGCGGCAGCCCCTCTTCCCAGAACGCTCAGCGATGAATTTGAAAGTCACAGCATCGCTGTCATGGAAGGATGGGGCCTGACCGAAACCGCCCCCTGTTGTACATTAACCATCCCCGGCAAGAAAAGAGAACCGGGTGTTGTTGGATTTCCCATTCCGGGTGTAAAAGTGCGCCTCTCTGCAGAAAAGGAAATTCAGGTGAAGGGTCCTAATGTTATGAGGGGCTATTACAAGAACGATCGCGCCAACGAAAGCGCCTTTACCCCGGACGGCTGGTATTGTACGGGCGATGTTGGAGAAATCTCTCCAAACGGGTTGAAACTCATTTCCAGGAAAGACAGGATATTCAAATTAACAAACGGAGAAAAGGTGATCCCTACCGAAATGGAGGAGATTATCCAGATGAAGTGCCATTATGTGATGCAGGCAATGGTGGTGGGAGGTGGAACAGAGTATCCTGTAGCCGTTATTTTTCCCAACCGGAAATTATTTAATAATCCGAATTATGTAAAATCTCCTGATGAGGGATGTTATTGCCCGCGCACAATGGATGAGCTGGGGAAATGTCTGCAGGGTTGCCTGCGTGACGCAAACTGCCTGGTAAGCCAGAAGTTTTCCCGGATCCGTTTTGCCATGATTATTGATGATGAATTGTCTATCGAGAAAAGCACACTTACTCCTTCACTGAAAATTGCGCCCGGTCGGATTCAGGACGTATACAAAGCGCATATTGAAAATATGTACGGGGCCAATCACCCGGTAAGCGAGGAAGTGTTTATTGTTAAACTTGATTCGGATGTGAATAATCCGGCACCGGTTACCCGATGA
- a CDS encoding benzoyl-CoA reductase subunit D produces MAKQILTLGIDVGSNFIKSVLIDYSDKPKIIDKVTEKIRKRNPTQVADEMIQSMLTRNKLKYEDLAYLASTGEGDLVKRKKGHFYGMTTHARGANFFFPDAKTVVDMGALYVRAVKISSDARVEDYKMTGQCASGSGQFVENISRYLGLSIEEVGDVSLQSKEPEVSSGICAVLAETDVINMVSRGISTPDIIKGIHISIANRIIKLLSSLKAESPIVLTGGMALNKGMLQAIGDQLDETGKKFEIKTHPDAIYAGAIGAALWGGFRYLKLRDKQQAAA; encoded by the coding sequence ATGGCAAAGCAGATTCTGACACTTGGCATTGATGTTGGCAGCAACTTCATCAAAAGCGTTCTCATAGATTATTCCGACAAACCGAAGATCATCGACAAGGTCACCGAGAAAATCCGTAAACGTAACCCCACACAGGTGGCCGATGAAATGATTCAGTCTATGCTTACACGGAATAAGTTGAAGTACGAGGACCTTGCCTATCTCGCCTCCACGGGAGAAGGTGACCTGGTTAAGCGGAAGAAGGGTCACTTTTACGGAATGACTACGCATGCCAGAGGAGCCAATTTCTTTTTCCCCGATGCGAAAACAGTGGTAGATATGGGTGCGCTGTATGTGCGCGCAGTAAAGATTTCCTCCGATGCGAGAGTAGAGGACTATAAAATGACCGGACAATGTGCATCAGGATCCGGACAGTTTGTCGAAAATATTTCCAGATACCTGGGTCTTTCTATTGAAGAGGTAGGAGATGTTTCATTGCAGTCGAAAGAGCCCGAAGTTTCCTCCGGAATCTGTGCGGTGCTGGCTGAAACAGATGTCATTAACATGGTGTCCCGCGGTATTTCCACTCCGGATATTATCAAGGGAATTCATATTTCGATCGCTAACCGTATCATTAAACTTTTAAGTTCTCTGAAGGCAGAGTCGCCCATCGTTCTCACCGGAGGTATGGCCCTCAACAAGGGCATGCTTCAGGCAATCGGTGACCAGTTGGATGAGACCGGAAAAAAGTTTGAAATCAAAACGCATCCCGATGCGATCTATGCAGGTGCCATCGGTGCCGCATTGTGGGGTGGTTTCCGTTATCTGAAATTGCGCGATAAGCAACAGGCTGCGGCATGA
- a CDS encoding benzoyl-CoA reductase subunit A: MSKYYLGVDLGSTTSKAVIINEADEIIGRGITNTRANYSVAADIARDEATYNARFSVLKKNLEDEIKAKPEYRKYIADLESVFQYEQFKVKLDRLGEELVKTCDNFFTEKTLRETMLNHLRAIRRAFKPKIKHDYLYNDLGSRNQFFRDIVSEKYNEEVNKLDATLFEPLMTVWDKSISPAENERIKFDFKELVHKAMDELKEKYKNLPESSLDNKSVHFDAEMNLLRGNFDHVSDTLRKHIDDIAELDFEIENMTGTGYGRALLPFPQECIRSEILCHAFGAHAVFPETRTVLDIGGQDTKAIQVDKYGLVTSFQMNDRCAAGCGRYLGYIADELSISLNELGPLAMEAQKEVNICSTCTVFAGAELRELTNLGEKRADILGGLHKAIIMRAMSLIARSGGVFNEFTFTGGVARNPAVIKYLGQLVRENYGDNIKINIHTDSIFMGALGGAMFARRNIKADLPGAKTGKAVA, translated from the coding sequence ATGAGTAAATATTATCTCGGTGTTGACCTCGGCTCTACCACTTCCAAAGCAGTAATTATTAACGAAGCGGATGAGATTATTGGCAGAGGCATCACAAATACACGTGCCAATTATTCTGTTGCCGCAGATATAGCACGCGATGAGGCCACCTACAATGCCCGCTTCTCTGTTCTAAAAAAGAACCTGGAAGATGAAATCAAGGCAAAGCCGGAATACCGGAAATACATTGCTGACCTGGAGAGTGTGTTCCAGTATGAGCAATTCAAGGTGAAACTTGACCGGCTTGGCGAGGAGCTGGTGAAAACCTGCGACAACTTCTTCACGGAGAAGACCCTCAGAGAAACAATGCTGAATCACCTCCGGGCCATTCGCCGCGCTTTTAAGCCGAAAATCAAACATGATTATTTGTACAACGACCTCGGTTCCAGGAATCAGTTCTTCCGCGATATCGTTTCAGAGAAATATAACGAGGAGGTCAATAAGCTGGACGCAACCCTTTTTGAACCGCTGATGACCGTGTGGGATAAAAGTATTTCACCGGCGGAAAATGAACGAATCAAATTCGACTTTAAGGAACTCGTTCATAAAGCAATGGATGAATTAAAAGAGAAATACAAAAACCTCCCGGAATCTTCGCTTGATAACAAGAGCGTGCATTTTGACGCCGAGATGAATCTGCTGCGCGGAAATTTCGACCATGTTTCGGATACGCTCCGTAAACATATTGATGATATCGCTGAACTGGATTTTGAAATCGAGAACATGACCGGCACTGGGTACGGCCGCGCTTTGCTTCCCTTTCCGCAGGAATGTATCCGCTCGGAGATCCTCTGTCACGCTTTTGGAGCGCATGCTGTATTCCCTGAAACACGTACCGTACTGGACATCGGAGGACAGGATACCAAGGCCATTCAGGTGGATAAATACGGACTCGTAACAAGCTTTCAGATGAACGATCGTTGTGCCGCAGGATGCGGTAGATACTTGGGCTATATCGCAGATGAATTAAGCATCTCCCTGAATGAACTCGGGCCGCTGGCCATGGAGGCTCAGAAGGAAGTGAACATCTGCTCAACCTGTACGGTATTCGCAGGAGCAGAACTCAGAGAACTTACCAACCTTGGAGAAAAGCGGGCCGATATCCTCGGCGGATTGCATAAAGCCATTATCATGAGGGCAATGTCCCTTATCGCCCGGTCCGGTGGTGTGTTTAACGAATTCACCTTCACCGGAGGCGTGGCCCGAAACCCCGCGGTCATTAAGTACCTGGGCCAACTGGTGCGTGAAAACTATGGGGATAATATTAAGATCAATATTCATACGGATAGTATCTTCATGGGTGCCCTGGGCGGAGCAATGTTCGCCCGCAGGAACATTAAGGCGGACCTGCCCGGAGCTAAAACCGGAAAAGCGGTAGCATGA
- the bcrB gene encoding benzoyl-CoA reductase subunit B, with product MANPKEAVKEKSMVIQKEMLAKQFSELSKAKETGKKVCYTFVPGNLIELIMAFDMLPVYPEINALQSGMRKKSGGYIKDAEKVGHSEDVCTYVKCDIGMFLNGNIGPTGEKLPEPDLLLLSYTGCFTFLKWFENLNRLYPNAEVAMLHTPYQEDGKITQEQIDYMVKQLKEEVIPKFEKVTGKKFDPAKLTGLLQNSVEAENYWVKILEMAKNKPSPIDAYFAGVYYMGPINTSFRGSPECVEYYKELYKEVKERADKKLLPVTPEGEMEKERFRLVVEGPPNWTNFREFWKIFYDLGAVIVASTYTKVGGVYDQGYRQDPSKPLESIATYCMGCYTNLNLPQRVDLIEKYVKEYKADGFLINSIKSCNSFSAGQLMIMREIEQRTGVPVGFIESDLVDPRYFSYANIKNRLESYFQMLEQRKIILEQEQVQA from the coding sequence ATGGCAAACCCAAAAGAAGCAGTTAAGGAAAAGAGCATGGTCATCCAGAAGGAGATGCTCGCGAAACAATTCAGTGAACTCAGCAAGGCGAAGGAAACCGGCAAAAAGGTTTGCTACACCTTTGTTCCCGGAAACCTGATTGAACTGATCATGGCCTTCGATATGCTCCCGGTGTATCCGGAGATCAATGCCCTGCAGTCGGGCATGAGAAAGAAATCCGGCGGTTATATCAAGGACGCTGAAAAAGTGGGACATTCGGAAGATGTTTGTACATACGTAAAATGCGACATTGGAATGTTCCTCAACGGCAACATCGGTCCAACGGGCGAGAAGCTTCCGGAGCCCGATCTTCTGCTCCTGAGTTATACCGGATGTTTCACCTTTCTTAAGTGGTTTGAAAACCTGAACCGGCTCTACCCAAATGCAGAGGTAGCCATGCTGCACACGCCTTACCAGGAGGACGGAAAAATAACACAGGAGCAGATCGATTACATGGTAAAGCAGCTGAAGGAGGAAGTGATCCCGAAATTTGAAAAGGTTACAGGAAAGAAATTTGACCCGGCAAAACTCACCGGCCTGCTGCAGAATTCAGTAGAAGCGGAAAACTATTGGGTAAAGATCCTGGAGATGGCCAAGAATAAACCTTCTCCGATTGACGCATACTTTGCAGGGGTATATTACATGGGCCCCATCAATACGTCGTTCCGTGGAAGTCCTGAATGTGTGGAGTATTACAAGGAACTTTACAAGGAAGTGAAAGAACGGGCGGATAAAAAGCTGCTCCCGGTTACCCCTGAAGGAGAAATGGAGAAGGAGCGATTCCGGCTGGTAGTGGAAGGACCTCCGAACTGGACCAACTTCAGAGAGTTCTGGAAAATATTCTACGATTTGGGAGCAGTGATTGTGGCCTCTACTTATACCAAGGTGGGAGGTGTATATGATCAGGGCTACCGTCAGGATCCTTCCAAGCCGCTGGAGAGTATTGCAACGTATTGTATGGGGTGCTACACCAATTTGAATTTGCCGCAGCGCGTGGATCTGATTGAAAAGTATGTAAAAGAATATAAGGCAGACGGATTCCTGATTAATTCCATCAAGAGTTGTAATTCATTTTCCGCAGGGCAGCTGATGATCATGCGGGAGATCGAACAGCGCACGGGCGTACCAGTGGGATTCATTGAATCGGATCTCGTTGATCCGAGGTATTTCTCCTATGCAAATATTAAAAACCGGCTCGAGTCTTATTTCCAGATGCTGGAACAGCGGAAAATTATTCTGGAACAGGAACAGGTGCAGGCCTGA
- the bcrC gene encoding benzoyl-CoA reductase subunit C — MDALQKVLNYCEETAFDLDFKKAKQWKSAAKNRVLVGYLPIYFPREIVHAVNGLAVGVMGAGDRKQIIKGDAYYQSYICHLPRGVVEMALDNNLNDFDGFVFPAICDCVRNLSGMFKLVKKGKFQRYFDYPQNFTPETGGVFYRHELEKILDDTFKVNGLKTSVEALNKAIGLFNRNRKLIEEIYDIRQLFPWRLSAVDTYHVLRAGLAMPVEEHNVILEEVLGHISKERGEEMDNIRVVVSGSFCEQPPVGLIKSIEMAGCYIVDDDFILGSRWIQGAINDTSSDPLGAITDAFLNQSTFASCYYDVGNPKGKRLVELAKRRKADGVVFSAASFCDPALLDRPEMQKECDAAGIPHVNFQFHENTGQFKVIKEQAGTFSDSIKLWS; from the coding sequence ATGGATGCGTTACAAAAGGTGTTGAACTATTGTGAAGAAACCGCTTTTGACCTGGATTTCAAAAAAGCAAAGCAATGGAAATCGGCGGCAAAAAACCGCGTGCTTGTAGGCTATCTTCCTATCTATTTTCCGCGTGAAATCGTACATGCTGTCAATGGGCTTGCGGTAGGAGTGATGGGTGCCGGAGACCGAAAGCAAATCATTAAGGGCGATGCCTATTATCAGTCCTACATTTGCCACCTTCCGCGCGGTGTTGTGGAGATGGCACTGGATAATAATCTCAATGATTTCGACGGCTTCGTTTTTCCGGCTATCTGCGATTGCGTGAGAAACCTTTCCGGAATGTTCAAGCTGGTGAAAAAAGGTAAGTTCCAGAGGTACTTTGATTACCCGCAAAATTTCACGCCGGAAACCGGTGGTGTTTTCTACCGGCATGAACTGGAAAAGATCCTGGACGATACATTTAAGGTTAATGGGCTGAAAACCAGCGTGGAAGCTCTCAATAAAGCCATTGGTTTATTTAACCGGAACCGGAAACTAATCGAAGAGATATATGATATTCGTCAGCTTTTCCCCTGGAGATTATCCGCAGTGGATACCTATCATGTCCTGCGGGCCGGCCTTGCCATGCCTGTAGAAGAACACAATGTGATACTGGAGGAAGTACTGGGACATATCTCAAAGGAAAGAGGGGAGGAGATGGACAATATCCGGGTGGTTGTTTCCGGCTCCTTCTGTGAACAGCCTCCGGTAGGGCTTATTAAATCCATCGAAATGGCAGGGTGTTATATTGTGGATGATGATTTTATTCTGGGTTCCAGATGGATCCAGGGCGCAATTAACGACACAAGCAGCGACCCGCTGGGAGCCATCACGGACGCTTTCCTAAACCAGAGCACCTTCGCTTCCTGCTATTATGATGTGGGCAATCCCAAAGGGAAAAGACTGGTAGAGCTCGCCAAGCGTCGCAAAGCCGACGGGGTGGTATTCTCTGCTGCCAGCTTCTGTGATCCCGCACTGCTGGATCGCCCGGAAATGCAAAAAGAGTGTGATGCGGCAGGCATTCCACATGTGAATTTCCAGTTCCACGAGAACACCGGACAGTTCAAGGTGATTAAAGAACAGGCCGGAACGTTCTCGGATTCTATTAAGCTTTGGTCATAA
- a CDS encoding NTP transferase domain-containing protein: MDRQPGISDHGALILAGGHSERMQYPKAFLLLKRRCLAEQITDQYLEAGISTVYIVVNHHLVGGGWDEFLSRLSGKARLVVNHEPDLGRSHSLMLGLRQLKDHDFCFLQNVDNPPADLSLLSRMIQSANPDGITVPVYRGKSGHPILLPRKVLNDLRGQPEKELHLREFLRSYPRTEVQSEADHVLCNLNTRDEYFKYLQTVSA, encoded by the coding sequence GTGGATCGGCAACCGGGCATATCGGATCACGGAGCGTTGATCCTGGCAGGTGGGCATTCGGAGCGAATGCAGTACCCTAAGGCTTTCTTATTATTAAAACGCCGTTGTTTGGCAGAACAGATAACCGATCAGTATCTGGAGGCCGGCATCTCCACCGTCTATATAGTTGTGAATCACCACCTAGTCGGAGGGGGGTGGGATGAATTTCTATCCCGGCTCTCCGGAAAGGCCCGTTTGGTTGTAAACCATGAACCGGATCTGGGGCGGTCACATTCCTTAATGCTGGGACTACGGCAGCTCAAAGATCATGACTTCTGCTTTCTTCAGAACGTAGATAATCCTCCGGCGGACCTATCACTGCTGAGCCGGATGATCCAATCGGCGAATCCGGATGGAATAACTGTTCCTGTATACCGGGGTAAGAGCGGTCATCCGATACTGCTTCCCCGAAAAGTACTCAATGACCTCCGGGGGCAGCCGGAAAAGGAACTCCATCTTCGTGAGTTTCTGCGAAGTTATCCCAGAACTGAAGTACAGAGCGAGGCGGATCATGTGCTTTGCAATCTCAATACGCGTGATGAATATTTCAAATACCTTCAAACAGTTTCTGCATGA
- a CDS encoding XdhC family protein, whose translation MNDLSAELQKAGTDPRESVLCIIVGKKGSTPRKVGAKMIVFEDGSIRGTIGGGALEEHVIREAIEVIRNGESRTSRHDLLHQHGMCCGGTVDVYMEPVQKPLRLYIFGAGHTGKALAHLAVRSGFDVYLADNRFDYLHAVEEPGVNKMNIFYDHTLASLPSDERTYVCIMTHDHTSDREILFQFLKKKTAWLGMIGSRRKCEVTRKMFLEAGISEVQLNRVEMPVGISIGAEGPEEIAVSVIARLIEVKNKTKKWKKELR comes from the coding sequence ATGAATGATCTTTCAGCAGAGTTACAGAAGGCAGGCACCGATCCACGGGAGTCTGTGCTTTGCATTATTGTAGGGAAGAAAGGAAGCACGCCCCGGAAAGTGGGTGCAAAAATGATTGTGTTTGAGGACGGCAGCATACGGGGAACCATCGGAGGCGGGGCGCTGGAGGAGCACGTGATACGGGAAGCCATTGAAGTGATACGAAACGGGGAGTCCCGAACGAGCAGACATGATCTTCTGCACCAACACGGCATGTGTTGCGGCGGCACGGTGGACGTTTACATGGAGCCGGTTCAGAAACCATTGCGCCTGTATATCTTCGGAGCAGGGCACACCGGAAAAGCACTGGCCCATCTGGCAGTCCGTTCGGGTTTTGATGTTTACCTGGCAGATAACCGTTTTGACTACCTGCACGCGGTGGAAGAACCCGGAGTGAATAAAATGAATATTTTTTATGATCACACCCTGGCCTCACTTCCTTCCGATGAGCGCACATATGTGTGCATTATGACCCATGATCACACTTCCGACAGGGAAATCCTGTTTCAGTTCCTGAAGAAAAAAACAGCCTGGCTTGGCATGATCGGAAGCCGGAGAAAATGTGAGGTCACGCGGAAAATGTTTCTGGAAGCGGGGATCAGTGAAGTACAACTAAACAGAGTAGAAATGCCCGTGGGTATCTCCATTGGTGCGGAAGGACCGGAGGAGATCGCCGTAAGTGTGATCGCCCGGCTTATTGAAGTGAAGAACAAAACAAAAAAATGGAAAAAAGAATTGCGGTAA
- a CDS encoding SDR family oxidoreductase, translated as MEKRIAVITGAGNGIGLAILRRLIEDGYEAVAVDIDAKAGKKLLASFGKKDLHFAKADIGKEKTVKALFREIVKRYGRVDALINNAGIIRDNMIWKMTAEEFDAVLDINLRGTWLMCREAASVMREQQSGRIVNIASRAWLGNAGQSNYSASKAGVVALTRVLALELGKNGVLVNAVAPGLIDTPLSKKLKPEVREKLIQAQPTRSMGNPEDVAQAVSFLLHEQTRFITGQTLYVDGGKSIGAGI; from the coding sequence ATGGAAAAAAGAATTGCGGTAATCACCGGAGCCGGTAATGGAATTGGCCTGGCGATCCTCCGGCGGCTGATTGAAGATGGCTATGAAGCCGTGGCCGTGGATATTGACGCGAAAGCGGGAAAGAAGCTCCTGGCATCCTTCGGCAAGAAGGACCTTCATTTCGCCAAAGCGGATATCGGTAAGGAAAAAACTGTAAAGGCGCTGTTCAGGGAAATAGTAAAAAGATACGGGAGGGTGGACGCGCTGATAAACAATGCCGGAATTATCCGTGACAACATGATCTGGAAAATGACTGCTGAAGAGTTTGATGCTGTGCTTGATATCAACCTGCGCGGCACCTGGCTCATGTGCAGGGAAGCAGCATCCGTGATGAGAGAGCAGCAGTCGGGGCGCATCGTGAACATCGCCTCCAGGGCCTGGCTGGGCAATGCCGGCCAGTCGAATTATTCCGCTTCCAAGGCGGGTGTAGTGGCACTTACCCGTGTGCTTGCGCTGGAACTGGGGAAAAACGGAGTACTTGTGAATGCGGTGGCTCCGGGACTCATTGACACACCGCTATCTAAAAAGCTGAAACCCGAAGTAAGGGAAAAGCTGATTCAGGCCCAACCTACCCGGAGCATGGGAAATCCGGAAGATGTGGCACAGGCGGTATCCTTTCTTCTTCACGAACAAACCCGATTCATCACCGGGCAAACCCTGTACGTAGACGGGGGTAAGTCCATTGGTGCCGGAATCTGA